The bacterium genome includes a region encoding these proteins:
- the rplO gene encoding 50S ribosomal protein L15, translated as MKLHELPGDPGMKQKKKRLGRGEGSGRGKTAGKGHKGKQARSGSGKGPYFEGGQMPLIRRIPKFGFSNPFRVEYEAVNVAALEKKFEAGATVDRAALEAAKLVRTSKPVKVLGNGEISKALTIKANAFSKSAAEKIAAAGGTAEVV; from the coding sequence ATGAAACTTCACGAGTTGCCCGGCGATCCCGGGATGAAGCAGAAGAAGAAGCGCCTCGGCCGCGGCGAAGGCAGCGGACGTGGCAAGACTGCCGGCAAGGGCCACAAGGGCAAGCAAGCTCGCTCGGGCTCCGGCAAGGGCCCGTACTTCGAAGGCGGCCAGATGCCTCTGATCCGCCGTATTCCGAAGTTCGGATTCAGCAATCCCTTCCGCGTCGAGTACGAAGCCGTCAACGTGGCCGCCCTCGAGAAGAAGTTCGAGGCTGGCGCCACCGTCGATCGCGCTGCTCTGGAAGCCGCCAAGCTGGTTCGCACGAGCAAGCCCGTCAAGGTTCTGGGCAACGGCGAAATCAGCAAGGCTCTGACGATCAAGGCCAACGCTTTCTCGAAGAGCGCGGCCGAGAAGATCGCAGCGGCCGGAGGCACGGCGGAAGTCGTCTGA
- the secY gene encoding preprotein translocase subunit SecY: MFGTVANLWKIKDLRKKILYTLWMIAVFRIGAHIPTPFVNTETVREFFEKASGAGQGVFSMVDMFTGGAFSQMTIMALGIMPYISAQIIIQLLMVVVPRLEKMKKEGEAGTKKIEQYSRYGTVALAGFQSLGLGMLMISQGWVTPMMEQHRVIFMLLTMFSMTAGTTLLMWIGERITENGVGNGISLIIALGIMAAYPGAVSQTYARLHFQDLSKIWVPVIAGLCIVMTVLIIAMQEGSRKIPIQHARRTVGRRVQQAQTNYLPLKVNTAGVIPVIFSSAILTLPQTLLGWVGTGQSGAMAGLGTWFSPYSPYNLYDAFGIQKESIFLLLKSANLYTLLYMILTAFFCFFYTAVTFNPQDVADNLKRAGAFIPGYRPGKQTADYIDMVLTRITTVGAIFLVGVALVPQILSNAFGIAYSTAQFAGGTGLIIVVGVILDTMKRVESQLLLRHYDGFKIRRQAGAGGRGESRRWSGRKAQ; the protein is encoded by the coding sequence ATGTTTGGTACAGTAGCGAACCTTTGGAAGATCAAGGACCTGCGTAAGAAGATCCTCTACACGTTGTGGATGATCGCTGTGTTCCGCATTGGCGCTCACATTCCGACGCCTTTCGTGAACACCGAGACGGTTCGTGAGTTCTTCGAGAAAGCCTCTGGCGCAGGCCAGGGCGTTTTCTCCATGGTCGACATGTTCACCGGCGGTGCATTCAGCCAGATGACGATCATGGCCCTGGGCATCATGCCCTACATCTCGGCCCAGATTATTATCCAGCTCTTGATGGTCGTTGTCCCACGCCTTGAGAAGATGAAGAAGGAAGGCGAGGCCGGCACCAAGAAGATCGAGCAGTACTCCCGCTACGGCACCGTCGCCCTGGCGGGGTTCCAGTCTCTTGGCCTCGGCATGCTGATGATCAGCCAGGGCTGGGTGACGCCGATGATGGAACAGCACCGCGTGATTTTCATGCTGCTCACGATGTTCTCGATGACCGCCGGCACCACGCTGTTGATGTGGATCGGCGAGCGCATCACGGAGAACGGCGTCGGCAACGGCATCTCGCTCATTATTGCTCTCGGCATCATGGCAGCCTATCCCGGCGCCGTCAGCCAGACCTACGCCCGCCTTCACTTCCAGGACCTTTCGAAGATCTGGGTTCCGGTCATCGCCGGGCTCTGCATCGTCATGACCGTCCTCATCATTGCCATGCAGGAAGGATCCCGCAAGATTCCCATCCAGCATGCGCGACGCACCGTCGGCCGGCGTGTCCAGCAGGCGCAGACCAACTACCTGCCCCTGAAGGTCAACACCGCGGGCGTTATCCCGGTGATCTTCTCCAGTGCCATCCTTACCCTGCCCCAGACTTTGCTGGGCTGGGTCGGCACTGGCCAGTCGGGAGCCATGGCCGGTCTCGGCACCTGGTTCTCCCCATATTCCCCCTATAACCTCTACGACGCCTTCGGCATTCAGAAGGAAAGCATCTTCCTTCTGCTGAAGTCTGCGAACCTGTACACGTTGTTGTACATGATCCTGACGGCATTCTTCTGCTTCTTCTACACCGCGGTGACCTTCAATCCGCAGGATGTCGCAGATAACCTGAAGCGTGCCGGCGCGTTTATCCCGGGCTACCGTCCCGGCAAGCAGACTGCCGACTACATCGACATGGTCCTGACACGCATCACCACGGTGGGCGCGATCTTCCTGGTCGGTGTGGCTCTCGTTCCTCAGATCCTGTCGAATGCCTTCGGCATTGCATACAGTACTGCACAGTTCGCCGGTGGCACGGGACTCATCATCGTGGTCGGCGTTATATTGGACACCATGAAGCGCGTGGAGAGCCAGTTGCTGCTGCGCCACTACGATGGCTTCAAGATTCGGCGCCAGGCGGGTGCCGGCGGCCGCGGCGAGTCTCGTCGCTGGTCGGGACGCAAGGCGCAGTAA
- a CDS encoding adenylate kinase → MNLVLFGPPGSGKGTQSELVCEKFHLSHLSTGEAMRAAIRAGTDLGKRVKAIVERGELVPDELVSEVVDKIVVEKRPSTDSFLFDGYPRTVSQVADLDRICEFHTLSSPAIVNLEVPSEILMLRLTGRRLCSECRRTYNVYFDPPKQTGVCDLCHGPLMKRVDDTPETVKERLEVYEQQTKPVLHEYDNRHVLSNIDGTGTTQEVFERIRAILAEQY, encoded by the coding sequence GTGAACCTGGTTTTGTTCGGCCCCCCCGGCTCGGGAAAAGGAACCCAGTCCGAGCTGGTTTGTGAGAAGTTTCACCTCTCCCACCTGTCCACCGGCGAAGCCATGAGGGCCGCCATCCGGGCAGGAACGGACCTGGGAAAGCGGGTCAAAGCGATCGTCGAACGAGGCGAGCTGGTACCCGACGAACTGGTCTCGGAAGTGGTTGACAAGATCGTGGTTGAGAAGCGTCCGAGTACCGACAGCTTTCTCTTTGACGGATACCCCCGGACCGTCAGCCAGGTCGCAGACCTCGATCGAATCTGCGAATTTCACACATTGAGTTCGCCGGCGATCGTGAATCTGGAAGTCCCATCCGAGATCCTGATGCTGCGCTTGACCGGCCGGCGACTTTGCTCGGAATGCAGGCGCACCTACAACGTTTACTTCGATCCGCCGAAACAGACCGGCGTTTGCGATCTCTGCCACGGCCCGCTGATGAAGCGCGTCGACGATACGCCGGAGACAGTCAAGGAACGGCTCGAAGTGTATGAACAGCAGACGAAACCCGTTCTGCATGAGTACGACAACCGCCACGTTCTGAGCAACATCGACGGGACGGGCACTACCCAGGAAGTCTTCGAGAGAATTCGAGCCATCCTGGCGGAGCAATACTGA
- the map gene encoding type I methionyl aminopeptidase, protein MAQTGSHPLELKSTAEISKIRRAGHLLQRVIMEVARAVDVGVTTLELDRLAKSRIKEAGAIPAFLGMYGFPNTLCVSLNEAVVHGIPNKAPLNEGDLLSIDCGVLLDGFFADTAYTVGVGKCSAEAERLMQVTRESLELAIAKCQPGCRPGDIGHAVQTHVESNGFHVIRDYTGHGIGRHLHEDPKIENFGPAGKGKRLMPGTVIAVEPMVAVGTGDTEVLNDDWTVVTKDRSLSAHYEHTIAITQGGPEILTLAED, encoded by the coding sequence ATGGCGCAGACTGGGAGTCATCCCCTGGAATTGAAAAGCACGGCGGAGATTTCGAAGATCCGCCGCGCCGGCCATCTGCTCCAGCGCGTTATTATGGAAGTTGCCCGGGCAGTCGACGTCGGAGTAACCACTCTCGAACTCGACCGGCTGGCAAAATCCAGGATCAAGGAAGCGGGCGCCATTCCTGCCTTCCTCGGAATGTACGGGTTCCCGAACACGCTCTGCGTGTCGCTCAACGAGGCGGTGGTCCACGGCATTCCGAACAAAGCCCCCCTGAATGAAGGCGATCTGCTTTCCATCGACTGCGGGGTCTTGCTCGATGGCTTCTTTGCCGACACGGCCTATACGGTTGGCGTCGGCAAGTGCAGCGCAGAGGCTGAGAGGCTGATGCAGGTCACGCGCGAATCGCTCGAACTGGCGATCGCCAAGTGCCAGCCCGGCTGTCGCCCCGGCGACATCGGCCATGCGGTGCAAACCCACGTGGAGAGCAATGGATTCCACGTGATTCGGGATTATACGGGCCATGGCATTGGCCGCCACCTGCATGAGGATCCGAAGATCGAGAACTTCGGCCCGGCAGGAAAAGGCAAACGCCTGATGCCCGGAACCGTGATCGCCGTCGAGCCCATGGTGGCTGTCGGCACGGGCGACACGGAAGTCCTGAACGACGACTGGACGGTCGTCACAAAGGATCGCAGTCTGTCGGCTCACTATGAGCATACGATCGCGATCACACAAGGCGGACCCGAGATCTTGACTCTGGCCGAGGACTAA
- the infA gene encoding translation initiation factor IF-1, giving the protein MAKEKGIEVEGVVTETLPNAMFRVELTNGMNVLAHISGKMRMHYIRILPGDRVTVELSPYDLTRGRITYRNK; this is encoded by the coding sequence ATGGCCAAGGAAAAAGGCATCGAAGTCGAGGGCGTCGTAACGGAAACCCTCCCCAACGCCATGTTCCGAGTGGAACTGACGAACGGGATGAATGTACTCGCTCACATCTCTGGCAAAATGCGTATGCACTACATCCGCATTCTGCCCGGCGATCGAGTCACCGTGGAGCTCTCACCCTACGATCTGACGCGCGGCCGCATTACCTACCGCAACAAATAG
- the rpmJ gene encoding 50S ribosomal protein L36, whose product MKVRASVKKICKDCRVIRRRGVVRIICKNPRHKQRQG is encoded by the coding sequence ATGAAAGTTCGCGCCTCCGTAAAGAAGATTTGCAAGGACTGTCGCGTGATTCGTCGTCGCGGCGTCGTTCGCATCATTTGCAAGAATCCCCGCCACAAGCAGCGGCAGGGATAA
- the rpsM gene encoding 30S ribosomal protein S13 yields MARIAGVDLPRDKRVEYGLTYIFGIGVTRSREILKAAGVELDTRVRDLTEAEVSKISAIITGNYKVEGDLRREVGQNIKRLMDIGCYRGLRHRRGLPAHGQRTRTNARTRKGPRRTVGKGSK; encoded by the coding sequence GTGGCACGTATTGCTGGCGTCGACCTCCCGCGCGATAAGCGCGTCGAGTACGGACTAACTTACATCTTCGGCATCGGGGTTACCCGCAGCCGCGAGATCCTGAAGGCCGCCGGTGTCGAGCTCGACACCCGTGTGCGCGACCTGACAGAGGCCGAGGTCTCCAAGATCTCCGCCATCATCACCGGGAACTACAAAGTCGAAGGCGATCTGCGTCGCGAAGTCGGCCAGAACATCAAGCGCCTTATGGACATCGGCTGTTACCGCGGCCTTCGCCACCGCCGGGGCCTTCCCGCCCACGGTCAGCGCACCCGCACCAACGCCCGGACTCGCAAGGGCCCCCGCCGCACGGTCGGTAAGGGTTCCAAGTAA
- the rpsK gene encoding 30S ribosomal protein S11: MAKKSGPRQKKKAKKNIGHAIVHVHATFNNTIVTFADPTGNTISWASAGAAGFKGSRKSTPFAAGQAAERAANQARDHGVSSCDVEVKGPGSGRESAIRSLQAAGIVIRTIKDVTPIPHNGCRPPKRRRV, translated from the coding sequence ATGGCCAAGAAGAGTGGCCCCCGGCAGAAGAAAAAAGCCAAAAAGAACATCGGGCATGCCATCGTCCATGTGCATGCGACGTTCAATAATACGATCGTGACCTTTGCGGATCCCACCGGGAACACCATTTCCTGGGCAAGCGCCGGCGCCGCCGGTTTCAAGGGCTCCCGCAAGAGCACCCCGTTCGCGGCCGGCCAGGCTGCAGAGCGGGCCGCCAACCAGGCACGCGACCATGGCGTTAGCTCCTGCGACGTCGAGGTCAAGGGCCCCGGCTCCGGACGCGAATCGGCCATCCGGTCGCTTCAGGCCGCAGGCATCGTCATTCGCACCATCAAGGACGTAACCCCCATTCCCCACAACGGTTGCCGGCCTCCGAAGCGGCGCCGCGTCTGA
- the rpsD gene encoding 30S ribosomal protein S4, producing MARYRGAVCRLCRREGKKLFLKGERCHGAKCAIERRNVPPGQHGQTRKKMSTYGVQLREKQRAKRIYGILERQFRRYFATADRYRGVTGTVLLQLLERRLDNVVFRIGYMASRKAARQFVRHNHVLVNGTRVNIPSYQVRPGDVISITAKARELAPVQEFVSQLDRRGRKPWIEFNVEDYSARFVSVPSREDLDDIDLREQLIIELYSK from the coding sequence GTGGCTCGATATCGCGGAGCAGTTTGCCGGCTTTGCCGGCGTGAAGGCAAAAAGCTTTTCTTGAAGGGCGAGCGTTGCCATGGCGCCAAGTGCGCTATTGAACGTCGCAACGTGCCCCCCGGCCAGCACGGCCAGACGCGCAAGAAGATGTCCACCTACGGCGTCCAGTTGCGCGAGAAGCAGCGTGCCAAGCGCATCTATGGCATCCTGGAACGTCAGTTCCGGCGCTACTTCGCCACTGCGGACCGCTATCGCGGCGTCACCGGCACCGTGCTGCTCCAGCTTCTGGAGCGCCGTCTGGACAACGTCGTCTTCCGCATTGGCTATATGGCCAGCCGTAAGGCTGCCCGCCAGTTCGTCCGCCACAACCACGTTTTGGTCAACGGCACCCGGGTCAACATTCCGTCCTACCAGGTTCGCCCCGGCGACGTGATTTCGATAACCGCCAAGGCTCGCGAACTGGCTCCGGTTCAGGAATTCGTGTCCCAGCTCGACCGTCGCGGCCGCAAGCCGTGGATCGAGTTCAACGTCGAAGACTACTCGGCTCGGTTCGTCAGCGTTCCCTCTCGCGAGGACCTGGACGACATCGATCTGCGCGAGCAGCTCATCATCGAGCTCTACTCGAAGTAA
- a CDS encoding DNA-directed RNA polymerase subunit alpha — MELELKPLIRPTRLVPDKLTLSDHFGRFYVEPLERGFGTTIGNSLRRILLSSIQGAAATSVRFEGVRHEFTAIPGAREDVNDVILNLKQVVFKLDGVHGKTTIFLDKKGPGRVTAADFELPEHLTILNPDQHIAELTGDGHLQMEVLVAQGRGYLPASYPEMEDEDDIGILPIDAVFSPIRKVRYEVAEARVGQRTDYDKLTLEVTTDGSVRPEESISFAAKILRDHLDIFIRVEDRDSAMSETMGGGEEEAEGAAPIQAVLDKSIEELELSVRSFNCLEAAGIKTIRDLVQKTESEMLKYRNFGRKSLSEIKAILKGFGLGFNMKLDERGLPVNLNVDDKE; from the coding sequence ATGGAGCTGGAACTTAAGCCGCTCATTCGGCCCACGCGCCTTGTACCTGACAAGCTGACGCTCAGCGACCACTTCGGACGTTTCTACGTCGAACCGCTGGAGCGTGGCTTCGGTACAACCATCGGCAACTCCCTTCGCCGGATCCTGCTGTCCTCGATCCAGGGAGCTGCCGCGACCAGCGTCCGCTTTGAAGGCGTTCGCCACGAATTCACCGCGATCCCCGGCGCTCGCGAAGACGTTAATGACGTCATCCTCAACCTCAAGCAGGTCGTCTTCAAGCTCGACGGCGTCCATGGCAAGACCACCATCTTCCTGGACAAGAAGGGCCCCGGCCGCGTTACCGCTGCCGACTTCGAACTGCCCGAGCACCTGACGATCCTGAACCCGGATCAGCACATCGCAGAATTGACCGGCGACGGTCACCTGCAGATGGAAGTTCTCGTGGCCCAGGGACGTGGCTACCTGCCCGCCTCCTACCCCGAGATGGAAGATGAAGACGACATCGGCATCCTGCCGATCGATGCGGTCTTCTCTCCGATCCGCAAGGTCCGCTACGAAGTCGCCGAGGCCCGCGTTGGCCAGCGCACCGACTACGACAAGCTGACCCTCGAAGTGACCACCGACGGCAGCGTCCGTCCGGAGGAATCGATCAGCTTTGCCGCCAAGATTCTGCGCGACCACCTCGACATCTTCATCCGCGTCGAGGATCGCGATTCCGCCATGTCCGAGACAATGGGCGGTGGGGAAGAAGAGGCGGAAGGCGCGGCACCGATCCAGGCCGTTCTCGATAAGTCGATCGAGGAACTGGAACTGTCCGTCCGCTCCTTCAACTGTCTGGAGGCCGCCGGCATCAAGACGATCCGCGACCTGGTCCAGAAGACCGAAAGCGAAATGCTGAAGTATCGTAACTTCGGCCGCAAGTCGCTGTCGGAAATCAAGGCGATCCTCAAGGGCTTCGGCCTCGGCTTCAACATGAAGCTGGACGAGCGCGGATTGCCCGTGAACCTGAACGTCGACGACAAGGAATAA